Proteins from a single region of Palaemon carinicauda isolate YSFRI2023 chromosome 1, ASM3689809v2, whole genome shotgun sequence:
- the LOC137637791 gene encoding uncharacterized protein, with amino-acid sequence MDSPKLCNGTRLIIKILYLNLAEAQILTGCGTGENVFIPRIPIIPNDLPSSCKCLQFAVRLAFAMTTNEAQAQSLRVPDINLEQPCFSQGQLYVACSGVGSPKRLFILSPEEKTKSKVYEKALQ; translated from the coding sequence ATGGACAGTCCAAAACTCTGTAACGGAACGCGACTTATCATCAAAATCCTGTATTTGAACTTGGCCGAAGCACAGATCCTGACTGGGTGTGGAACTGGCGAGAATGTTTTCATCCCGCGAATTCCCATCATCCCTAATGATCTGCCTTCCAGTTGCAAGTGCTTGCAGTTCGCAGTCAGGTTGGCTTTTGCAATGACCACCAATGAAGCCCAGGCACAGTCTCTCAGAGTCCCTGACATCAACTTAGAGCAACCTTGCTTTTCTCAAGGGCAACTTTATGTGGCGTGTTCAGGAGTGGGCTCTCCGAAACGCCTCTTCATTTTGTCACCGGAGGAAAAAACAAAGAGCAAAGTTTACGAAAAGGCTCTCCAGTGA